The proteins below come from a single Streptococcus hyointestinalis genomic window:
- a CDS encoding DUF3270 family protein codes for MPAPIKHEQHTIDTENNAHTTPKSQSFKAIDTNTAKYKDLVFFAQLSGFAISTVFITFLFLTISFAPFWAISLALLASFGLRIGIKALIKALK; via the coding sequence ATGCCAGCACCAATAAAACATGAGCAACACACTATTGATACCGAAAATAATGCTCATACTACCCCAAAATCGCAGTCATTTAAAGCGATTGATACAAATACAGCTAAATATAAAGATTTGGTCTTTTTTGCACAACTCTCTGGGTTTGCCATTAGCACTGTTTTCATTACCTTTTTATTTCTGACAATTAGTTTTGCTCCTTTCTGGGCGATTTCGCTCGCTCTGCTAGCTAGTTTTGGTTTAAGAATCGGTATCAAGGCACTTATAAAAGCATTGAAGTAA
- a CDS encoding peptidase U32 family protein: MTKTLKRPEVLSPAGTLEKLKVAIDYGADAVFVGGQAYGLRSRAGNFSMEEMQEGINYAHERGAKVYVAANMVTHEGNEIGAGAWFRELRDMGLDAVIVSDPALIVICATEAPGLEIHLSTQASSTNYETFEFWKELGLTRVVLAREVSMAELAEIRKRTSVEIEAFVHGAMCISYSGRCVLSNHMSHRDANRGGCSQSCRWKYNLYDMPFGQERRSLKGEIPEEFSMSAVDMCMIENIPDMIENGVDSLKIEGRMKSIHYVSTVTNCYKAAVDAYMESPEKFEAIKEDLIDELWKVAQRELATGFYYQTPTENEQLFGARRKIPQYKFVGEVVAFDPKNMIATIRQRNVILEGDAVEFYGPGFRHFECYIKDLHDSEGNKIERAPKPMELLTITVPQAVKPGDMIRACKEGLVNLYQKDGSSKTVRA, encoded by the coding sequence ATGACAAAAACATTGAAACGCCCAGAGGTCTTGTCACCAGCTGGGACGCTTGAAAAATTAAAAGTTGCTATTGATTATGGTGCAGACGCTGTCTTTGTCGGAGGACAAGCTTATGGACTGCGTAGCCGAGCAGGAAATTTCTCAATGGAGGAAATGCAAGAAGGTATCAACTATGCGCATGAGCGTGGAGCAAAGGTCTACGTCGCAGCCAACATGGTAACCCACGAGGGCAATGAAATCGGTGCTGGCGCATGGTTTCGTGAGTTGCGTGACATGGGCTTAGACGCCGTTATCGTCTCTGACCCAGCGCTTATCGTCATTTGTGCGACAGAAGCACCAGGCCTTGAGATTCACCTCTCAACTCAAGCTTCTTCAACCAACTACGAGACCTTTGAGTTTTGGAAAGAACTCGGTCTGACTCGTGTTGTGCTTGCCCGTGAGGTGTCTATGGCTGAGCTTGCTGAAATCCGCAAACGCACAAGCGTTGAGATTGAAGCTTTTGTACATGGAGCGATGTGTATTTCTTACTCAGGGCGTTGTGTGCTATCAAACCACATGAGTCATCGTGACGCCAACCGTGGGGGTTGCTCACAGTCTTGCCGCTGGAAGTACAACCTCTACGACATGCCATTTGGTCAAGAACGCCGCTCACTAAAAGGTGAAATTCCTGAAGAGTTTTCTATGTCTGCCGTTGATATGTGCATGATTGAAAATATCCCAGATATGATTGAAAATGGTGTTGATAGTCTCAAGATTGAAGGGCGCATGAAGTCTATTCACTACGTTTCAACCGTGACCAACTGCTACAAGGCAGCGGTTGACGCTTATATGGAAAGCCCAGAAAAGTTTGAAGCTATCAAGGAAGACTTGATTGATGAACTGTGGAAAGTCGCTCAACGTGAATTGGCGACAGGATTTTACTACCAAACGCCAACAGAAAACGAGCAGCTCTTTGGTGCTCGCCGTAAAATTCCTCAATACAAGTTTGTCGGTGAAGTGGTGGCGTTTGATCCTAAAAACATGATCGCAACCATTCGTCAGCGTAATGTTATCCTTGAGGGGGATGCTGTTGAGTTTTACGGTCCAGGCTTCCGCCACTTTGAGTGCTACATCAAGGATTTACATGATTCTGAGGGCAATAAAATTGAGCGGGCACCAAAACCAATGGAGCTTCTGACCATTACTGTTCCACAAGCCGTAAAACCGGGTGACATGATTCGTGCCTGCAAGGAAGGGCTTGTCAATCTGTACCAAAAAGATGGGTCCAGTAAAACTGTCAGAGCCTAA
- a CDS encoding peptidase U32 family protein, which translates to MEKIIITATAESIEQVKDLLAAGVDRIYVGEENYGLRLPHNFTYDELREIAKLVHDAGRELTVACNALMHQDMMDNIKPFLDLMKEIKVDYLVVGDAGVFYVNKRDGYNFKLIYDTSVFVTSSRQVNFWGEHGAVETVLAREIPSEELFKMSENLDFPAEVLVYGASVIHHSKRPLLQNYYNFTHVDDEKTRERGLFLSEPNDENSHYSIYEDKHGTHIFINNDIDMMTKLSELVEHHFTHWKLDGIYCPGDNFVEIAKLFVKARDLMQEGTFSQDQAFLFDEEIHRLHPIGRGLDTGFYDFDPDTVK; encoded by the coding sequence ATGGAAAAAATAATCATTACTGCTACTGCGGAGTCTATCGAGCAAGTCAAGGACTTGTTGGCTGCTGGGGTGGACCGCATTTATGTTGGTGAGGAAAATTACGGTCTTCGCCTCCCTCACAATTTCACCTATGATGAGTTGCGAGAAATCGCAAAGCTTGTCCACGACGCAGGACGTGAATTGACAGTTGCCTGCAATGCGCTCATGCACCAAGACATGATGGACAATATTAAGCCTTTTCTTGACTTGATGAAAGAAATCAAAGTGGACTATCTGGTCGTTGGAGACGCAGGTGTTTTTTATGTCAATAAACGTGATGGCTACAATTTTAAGCTCATCTACGACACCTCTGTCTTTGTCACATCAAGCCGTCAGGTTAATTTCTGGGGCGAGCACGGTGCTGTTGAAACGGTGCTAGCTCGTGAGATTCCATCTGAAGAGCTCTTTAAGATGTCGGAAAATCTGGACTTTCCTGCTGAAGTTTTGGTTTACGGCGCTTCTGTCATTCATCACTCAAAACGTCCCTTGCTGCAAAATTACTATAATTTCACGCATGTTGATGATGAAAAGACCCGTGAGCGTGGGCTTTTCCTATCAGAGCCAAATGACGAAAACAGCCACTACTCTATCTACGAGGACAAGCACGGCACCCACATCTTTATCAACAATGACATTGACATGATGACCAAGCTGTCTGAGCTAGTTGAACATCACTTCACACATTGGAAGTTAGACGGCATTTACTGCCCTGGGGACAATTTTGTAGAGATTGCAAAATTGTTTGTCAAAGCGCGTGATTTGATGCAAGAAGGCACCTTTAGCCAAGACCAAGCTTTCTTGTTTGATGAGGAGATTCATCGCTTACACCCTATTGGACGTGGACTGGACACAGGATTTTACGACTTTGACCCAGACACGGTCAAATAA